A section of the Streptomyces sp. CG1 genome encodes:
- a CDS encoding cytochrome P450 — protein MTELTDITGPAAQAGPVAFPQDRTCPYHPPTGYQPLRDGRPLSRITLFDGREVWAVTGHATARALLSDPRLSSNRTHPGFPVPTERFAGVRDRRVALLGVDDPEHNRQRRMMIPSFTVKRATELRPWIQRTVDGLLDAMIAQGPPAELVSAFALPVPSMVICGLLGVPYADHEFFEEQSRRLLRGPTAADSIAARDRLEHYLGGLVDEKARQTEPGDGILDELVHGRLRDGDLDRAELVSLAFILLVAGHETTANMISLGTYTLLQHPGRLAELRADPALLPEAVEELMRMLSIAEGLQRVALEDIDVDGITIRAGEGVLFSTSVINRDPARYEDPEALDFRRSARHHVAFGFGIHQCLGQNLARAELEIALGSLLARLPGLRLAVPADEVRFKRGDTIQGMLELPVTW, from the coding sequence ATGACGGAACTGACGGACATCACCGGCCCGGCCGCCCAGGCCGGCCCCGTCGCCTTCCCGCAGGACCGCACCTGCCCCTACCACCCGCCCACCGGATACCAGCCGCTGCGCGACGGGCGCCCCCTGTCCCGCATCACCCTGTTCGACGGCCGCGAGGTCTGGGCCGTCACCGGACACGCCACCGCCCGTGCCCTGCTCTCCGACCCCCGTCTGTCCAGCAACCGCACCCATCCCGGCTTCCCCGTGCCCACCGAGCGCTTCGCCGGTGTCCGTGACCGCCGGGTGGCCCTGCTCGGGGTGGACGATCCCGAACACAACCGGCAACGACGGATGATGATCCCGTCGTTCACCGTCAAACGCGCCACCGAGCTGCGGCCCTGGATCCAGCGGACCGTGGACGGGCTGCTGGACGCGATGATCGCCCAGGGGCCGCCGGCCGAGCTGGTCTCCGCCTTCGCCCTGCCCGTGCCGTCGATGGTGATCTGCGGCCTGCTCGGAGTGCCGTACGCCGACCACGAGTTCTTCGAGGAACAGTCCCGCCGGCTGCTGCGCGGCCCCACGGCGGCCGACTCCATAGCAGCCCGCGACCGCCTGGAGCACTACCTCGGAGGGCTGGTCGACGAAAAGGCGCGGCAGACCGAACCCGGCGACGGCATCCTCGACGAACTCGTCCACGGCCGGCTGCGCGACGGCGACCTGGACCGCGCCGAACTCGTGTCGCTGGCCTTCATCCTGCTGGTCGCGGGCCATGAGACGACCGCCAACATGATCTCCCTCGGCACCTACACCCTGCTCCAGCACCCCGGCCGGCTGGCCGAGCTGCGCGCCGACCCGGCGCTGCTGCCCGAGGCCGTCGAGGAGCTGATGCGGATGCTGTCCATCGCGGAGGGGCTGCAGCGGGTGGCGCTGGAGGACATCGATGTCGACGGCATCACGATCCGGGCCGGCGAGGGCGTGCTCTTCTCGACCTCGGTGATCAACCGCGATCCGGCGCGGTACGAGGACCCCGAAGCCCTGGACTTCCGTCGCTCCGCCCGCCACCACGTGGCGTTCGGCTTCGGGATCCACCAGTGCCTCGGGCAGAACCTGGCCCGCGCGGAGCTGGAGATCGCCCTCGGCAGCCTGCTGGCCCGGCTGCCGGGACTGCGGCTGGCCGTCCCGGCCGACGAGGTCCGCTTCAAGCGCGGCGACACGATCCAGGGGATGCTGGAACTCCCCGTGACCTGGTAA
- a CDS encoding ferredoxin, with amino-acid sequence MHIDIDKDVCIGAGQCALAAPGVFTQDDDGFSTLLPGREDGGGDPMVREAARACPVSAISLSEPAG; translated from the coding sequence ATGCACATCGACATCGACAAGGACGTCTGTATCGGCGCGGGCCAGTGCGCGCTGGCCGCGCCGGGCGTCTTCACTCAGGACGACGACGGCTTCAGCACCCTGCTGCCCGGACGCGAGGACGGCGGCGGCGACCCGATGGTCCGGGAGGCGGCCCGCGCCTGCCCGGTGAGCGCGATCAGTCTGTCGGAGCCGGCCGGCTGA
- a CDS encoding amidohydrolase, which yields MHADLLFTGGPVLTPGGPGGRTATAVAVTGGRITAVGGDELRDLAGPGTAVVDLAGRLLLPGFQDAHVHPVPAGLELAQCDLSGTTTAEESVAAVRAYADAHPRRKWILGGGWSMEAFAGGTPAKELLDAVVPDRPVYLPNRDHHGAWVNSRALELAGIDRDTPDPADGRIERDASGEPSGTLQEGAMQLVGRLTPPATPGDRLAALLHAQRHLHALGITAWQDALVGDFLGMDDPAEAYLAAARDGSLTARVVGALWWDRDRGAEQIPELVEKRAALSQGRFRAGTVKLMLDGVAENGTAALLDPYLDRCGCATANRGKSFIDPSQLPRYVSELDALGFQCHFHALGDRAVRDALDAVEAARTANGPSDTRPHLAHLQVVHPDDVPRFARLGATANIQPLWAAHEPQMDELTIPFLGPERATRQYPFGALLRSGARLAAGSDWPVSSPDPVQGIHVAVNRIEPGGTGPVFLPEERLGLTDALTAYTAGSAYVNHLDDTGRVAVGALADLVVLDRDPFAGPPEEIAETGVALTYVGGERVYGAE from the coding sequence ATGCACGCTGATCTGCTGTTCACCGGCGGCCCCGTCCTCACCCCCGGGGGGCCCGGGGGCCGTACCGCGACCGCCGTGGCCGTCACCGGCGGCCGCATCACCGCCGTCGGCGGGGACGAGCTGCGCGACCTGGCCGGGCCGGGCACGGCGGTGGTCGATCTCGCGGGGCGGCTGCTGCTGCCCGGTTTCCAGGACGCGCATGTCCATCCGGTGCCGGCGGGGCTGGAGCTGGCCCAGTGCGATCTGTCCGGTACGACGACGGCGGAGGAGAGCGTGGCCGCCGTACGGGCGTACGCCGACGCCCATCCGCGGCGGAAGTGGATCCTGGGCGGCGGCTGGTCGATGGAGGCGTTCGCGGGCGGGACGCCGGCCAAGGAGCTGCTGGACGCGGTCGTCCCGGACCGGCCGGTGTATCTGCCGAACCGGGACCACCACGGTGCCTGGGTCAACAGCCGGGCCCTGGAGCTGGCCGGCATCGACCGGGACACGCCCGACCCGGCCGACGGACGGATCGAACGGGACGCCTCCGGGGAGCCCAGCGGCACGCTGCAAGAGGGTGCGATGCAGCTGGTGGGCCGGCTCACCCCGCCCGCCACGCCGGGCGACCGGCTGGCCGCGCTGCTGCACGCCCAGCGGCATCTGCACGCCCTCGGCATCACCGCCTGGCAGGACGCGCTGGTCGGCGACTTCCTCGGTATGGACGACCCGGCCGAGGCGTATCTCGCCGCGGCACGGGACGGTTCGCTGACCGCACGGGTGGTGGGCGCGCTGTGGTGGGACCGGGACCGCGGAGCCGAGCAGATCCCCGAACTCGTGGAGAAGCGGGCGGCGTTGAGCCAGGGCAGGTTCCGGGCGGGCACGGTGAAGCTGATGCTGGACGGGGTCGCCGAGAACGGCACGGCCGCGCTCCTCGATCCCTATCTGGACCGGTGCGGATGCGCGACCGCCAACCGCGGCAAGAGCTTCATCGACCCTTCCCAACTACCCAGGTATGTCAGTGAGTTGGATGCCCTCGGCTTCCAGTGCCACTTCCACGCGCTGGGCGACCGCGCCGTACGCGACGCACTGGACGCGGTCGAGGCGGCCCGCACCGCGAACGGGCCGAGCGACACCCGGCCGCATCTCGCGCATCTGCAGGTCGTGCACCCGGACGACGTGCCCCGGTTCGCGCGGCTCGGCGCCACCGCGAACATCCAGCCGCTGTGGGCCGCGCACGAGCCGCAGATGGACGAGCTGACGATCCCCTTCCTCGGGCCCGAACGGGCCACCCGGCAGTACCCGTTCGGCGCGCTGCTGCGCTCGGGTGCGCGGCTCGCGGCGGGCAGCGACTGGCCGGTGAGCAGTCCCGATCCGGTCCAGGGCATCCATGTCGCGGTCAACCGGATCGAGCCGGGCGGCACCGGACCGGTGTTCCTGCCCGAGGAGCGGCTCGGCCTCACGGACGCGCTGACGGCGTACACGGCCGGATCGGCGTATGTGAATCATCTGGACGACACCGGCCGGGTGGCCGTCGGGGCGCTCGCCGATCTGGTGGTGCTGGACCGCGATCCGTTCGCCGGGCCGCCGGAGGAGATCGCGGAGACGGGCGTGGCGCTCACTTATGTGGGCGGGGAGCGGGTGTACGGCGCCGAGTGA
- a CDS encoding TetR/AcrR family transcriptional regulator yields the protein MPDRVVPPAARQRRRPTKQGVVLSEELIVATALRLIEEHGADALSVRRLGRALGADPSSLYRYFRHTDDLMLAIADELIGRTLRTWRPTGDWVADLRELGLRMHAGALAHPRAAMLSAHRVTGRAHEIQAVERILGVLRGAGFPDAEAVRIYHAFVDQSLAFGALDSAGTALPRPAREAESEVWRSTYGRLPADTHPHIAATAPHLVATMRSSSYPAALELLLAAARTRLDHLRAGSRG from the coding sequence ATGCCCGACCGTGTCGTCCCGCCCGCCGCCCGGCAGCGCCGCCGCCCCACCAAACAGGGCGTTGTCCTGTCCGAGGAGCTGATCGTCGCCACCGCCCTGCGGCTGATCGAGGAGCACGGCGCCGACGCGCTCTCCGTGCGCCGCCTCGGCCGGGCCCTCGGCGCCGATCCCAGCTCCCTGTACCGGTACTTCCGGCACACCGACGACCTGATGCTGGCCATCGCCGACGAGCTGATCGGCCGTACCCTCAGGACATGGCGGCCGACCGGCGACTGGGTGGCCGACCTGCGCGAACTCGGCCTGCGCATGCACGCCGGCGCCCTCGCGCACCCCCGGGCGGCGATGCTCAGCGCCCACCGTGTCACCGGGCGCGCCCATGAGATCCAGGCCGTGGAGAGAATCCTCGGCGTGCTGCGCGGGGCCGGGTTCCCGGATGCGGAGGCGGTGCGGATCTATCACGCGTTCGTCGACCAGTCCCTCGCCTTCGGCGCCCTGGACTCCGCGGGCACCGCCCTGCCGAGGCCGGCGCGCGAGGCCGAGTCGGAGGTGTGGCGGAGCACCTACGGCCGGCTGCCCGCCGACACCCACCCGCACATCGCGGCGACCGCCCCCCACCTCGTCGCCACCATGCGTTCCAGCTCCTACCCGGCCGCCCTCGAACTGCTGCTGGCGGCCGCCCGGACACGCCTCGACCACCTCCGTGCGGGGAGCCGGGGCTGA
- a CDS encoding pyridoxamine 5'-phosphate oxidase family protein, which translates to MTPPPARSTAERMKDTLHRLEHDVDLWVATAGPDGGAPYLVPLSFVWDGATLLIATPAESPTGRNLVATGRARLGLGPTRDVVLIEGTVQAVTPEDLPEEDAEVFAGQTGFDPRQLATRYLYFRILPQRVQVWREENELQGRELMRNGEWVSVP; encoded by the coding sequence ATGACCCCACCGCCCGCCCGCAGCACCGCGGAGCGCATGAAGGACACCCTGCACCGGCTGGAGCACGACGTCGACCTCTGGGTCGCCACCGCCGGCCCCGACGGCGGCGCCCCCTACCTCGTGCCGCTGTCCTTCGTGTGGGACGGCGCCACCCTGCTCATCGCCACCCCGGCCGAGAGCCCCACCGGCCGCAACCTCGTGGCCACCGGCCGGGCCCGCCTCGGCCTCGGCCCGACCCGGGACGTCGTCCTGATCGAGGGCACCGTCCAGGCCGTCACCCCGGAGGACCTCCCCGAGGAGGACGCCGAGGTCTTCGCCGGCCAGACCGGCTTCGACCCCCGTCAACTCGCCACCCGCTACCTGTACTTCAGGATTCTCCCCCAACGCGTCCAGGTCTGGCGCGAGGAGAACGAGCTGCAGGGCCGGGAGCTGATGCGCAACGGAGAGTGGGTGAGCGTTCCTTAA
- a CDS encoding nuclear transport factor 2 family protein: protein MADRPPLPPFTRETAAQKVQAAEDAWNTRDPHKVALAYSEDSVWRNRDTFVTGRAEIVAFLTAKWQRELEYALRKDLWAFDGNRIAVRFQYECRDAAGQWWRSYGNELWEFDEHGLMTRREASINDVPIEGAQRRIHGPRPEAEHGVSFPLQ from the coding sequence ATGGCCGACCGCCCGCCGCTGCCGCCGTTCACCCGCGAGACCGCCGCCCAGAAGGTCCAGGCCGCCGAGGACGCCTGGAACACCCGCGACCCGCACAAGGTGGCGCTCGCCTACTCCGAGGACTCGGTCTGGCGCAACCGCGACACCTTCGTCACCGGCCGCGCCGAGATCGTCGCGTTCCTCACCGCCAAGTGGCAGCGCGAGCTGGAGTACGCCCTGCGCAAGGACCTGTGGGCCTTCGACGGCAACCGCATCGCCGTCCGCTTCCAGTACGAGTGCCGGGACGCGGCCGGCCAGTGGTGGCGCTCCTACGGCAACGAACTGTGGGAGTTCGACGAGCACGGCCTGATGACCCGGCGCGAGGCCAGCATCAACGACGTACCCATCGAGGGGGCGCAGCGCCGCATCCACGGACCCCGCCCCGAGGCCGAGCATGGGGTGTCCTTCCCGCTTCAGTAG
- a CDS encoding anti-sigma factor antagonist (This anti-anti-sigma factor, or anti-sigma factor antagonist, belongs to a family that includes characterized members SpoIIAA, RsbV, RsfA, and RsfB.) has product MRDEPAPLLRHLRVYEHQAHTVLELRGEIDLLSATEIGPSLDRITGRPGARVVIDLRPVEFFDCSGLRLLYRARARVLGGGGQLHLVCTHPLTLRVFRVTGLSRLLPPHPTLDAALARSGAASGSL; this is encoded by the coding sequence GTGCGAGACGAGCCTGCACCGCTCCTCCGTCACCTCCGTGTGTACGAGCACCAGGCGCACACGGTCCTGGAGTTGCGGGGCGAGATCGATCTGCTGTCGGCGACGGAGATCGGCCCGTCGCTGGACCGGATCACCGGCCGGCCCGGTGCCCGGGTCGTCATCGATCTGCGGCCGGTGGAGTTCTTCGACTGCTCGGGACTGCGGCTGCTGTACCGGGCCCGCGCCCGGGTGCTGGGCGGCGGCGGGCAGTTGCACCTGGTGTGCACGCACCCGCTGACGCTGCGCGTCTTCCGGGTCACCGGGCTGTCCCGGCTGCTGCCCCCGCATCCCACACTGGACGCGGCCCTGGCCCGGTCCGGGGCCGCATCCGGCTCACTCTGA
- a CDS encoding flavoprotein, with protein sequence MTEQAEQPFLYVVVCAAGVAAGVSKLISAAQERHWQVGVIATPVAMGGFFDTAAVEAQTGRPVRSAWRTPADPRPFPPPDAVVVAPATFNTVNKWAAGIADTLALGTLCEAVGMGVPIAVLPCVADTLAAHPAYQDSLARLRGMGVRFGAAYTGEVRPDGGRPDFTWERALDLL encoded by the coding sequence ATGACCGAACAGGCCGAGCAGCCCTTCCTCTACGTCGTCGTGTGCGCGGCCGGGGTCGCCGCGGGCGTCAGCAAGCTGATCAGCGCCGCCCAGGAACGGCACTGGCAGGTCGGCGTCATCGCGACACCGGTCGCCATGGGCGGCTTCTTCGACACCGCGGCCGTGGAGGCACAGACGGGCCGGCCCGTCCGGTCGGCCTGGCGCACACCGGCCGACCCCCGCCCCTTCCCGCCGCCGGACGCCGTCGTGGTGGCACCCGCCACCTTCAACACCGTCAACAAGTGGGCGGCCGGCATCGCCGACACCCTCGCCCTCGGCACCCTGTGCGAGGCCGTGGGGATGGGCGTACCGATCGCCGTCCTGCCCTGTGTCGCCGACACGCTGGCCGCCCATCCCGCCTACCAGGACAGCCTGGCACGGCTGCGCGGGATGGGCGTCCGCTTCGGCGCCGCGTACACGGGTGAAGTCCGGCCGGACGGCGGTCGGCCGGACTTCACCTGGGAACGGGCGCTGGACCTGCTCTAG
- a CDS encoding NADP-dependent oxidoreductase, whose product MSDTNTMRAISQDVLGGPEVLREVQVKRPKPGPNQVLVQVRAAGVNPTDWKHRATGGLLGRPPFVLGWDVSGKVAETGIGVAALTPGDEVFGMLPYPYGHGSHAEYVIAPVRALTHKPASIDHTQAGALPLVSLTAWQALTEHADLRPGQRVLIHAAAGGVGHVAVQIAKARGAYVIGTASAGKHDFLREIGVDEPVDYRTTEVTEAVRDVDVVLDTLGGDTSVDSLKVLRPGGVVVSILPGGSQEFYEEAERLGVRAVRMLVDADRAGMEAIAELVESGKLKATIAGTFPLADAAKAHEVGDTGRTTGKLVLLVD is encoded by the coding sequence ATGAGCGATACGAACACGATGCGAGCCATCAGCCAGGACGTCCTCGGCGGTCCCGAGGTCCTGAGGGAAGTGCAGGTGAAGCGGCCGAAGCCGGGCCCGAACCAGGTGCTGGTGCAGGTGCGGGCCGCCGGGGTCAACCCCACCGACTGGAAGCACCGGGCCACCGGCGGCCTGCTGGGCCGGCCGCCGTTCGTCCTCGGCTGGGACGTCTCCGGGAAGGTCGCGGAGACCGGGATCGGCGTGGCCGCCCTCACGCCCGGCGACGAGGTCTTCGGCATGCTGCCCTACCCGTACGGCCACGGCTCGCACGCCGAGTACGTGATCGCGCCGGTCCGCGCCCTGACCCACAAGCCGGCCTCGATCGACCACACCCAGGCGGGCGCGCTGCCGCTGGTGTCCCTGACCGCCTGGCAGGCGCTGACCGAGCACGCGGACCTGCGGCCCGGGCAGCGGGTGCTGATCCATGCGGCGGCCGGCGGCGTCGGGCATGTGGCCGTGCAGATCGCCAAGGCGCGCGGCGCGTATGTGATCGGTACGGCGAGCGCGGGCAAGCACGACTTCCTGCGGGAGATCGGCGTGGACGAGCCGGTCGACTACCGGACGACCGAGGTCACGGAGGCGGTGCGGGACGTCGACGTGGTCCTGGACACGCTCGGCGGGGACACCTCGGTCGACTCACTGAAGGTGCTGCGGCCGGGCGGCGTCGTGGTGTCCATCCTGCCTGGGGGCTCGCAGGAGTTCTACGAGGAGGCCGAGCGGCTCGGCGTACGGGCCGTGCGCATGCTGGTGGACGCGGACCGGGCCGGGATGGAGGCGATCGCGGAGCTGGTGGAGTCCGGGAAGCTGAAGGCGACGATCGCCGGGACGTTCCCGCTGGCCGATGCGGCGAAGGCGCACGAAGTGGGCGACACCGGACGGACGACCGGGAAGCTGGTCCTTCTGGTCGACTGA
- a CDS encoding APC family permease, translating to MSDRPFGVDPPARPELRQSLSLVDGVAVAASSTAATTSIGIGLGVTAGVVGPHLPAIMLLAFLPVLGIAGAYARLNRVEPNAGNGYVWVGRSLSPWLGFMVGWVNFVASVAFLAYTTAVTGSALLQLAGEAGLHRIGSLGLDPGSTAQTTGVGIVVLVAVTLTAVTGVRTAARLQTGLLVFEYVVLLGFCGYGIVTGPHSFSLSWFDPFAVPSATAVAQGLLLSVFCYWGFEAAFTVNEEVRDPRDASRAGIITLVTMLGLFLLGSVAFQRVLSPGELAGHGAQGLAYYGDRLASQPLAALPLVALMFSAVASLQAGVIPTARGMFAMSRDRTLGPVWSKVSARYGTPAAGTLLIGALAVVVAAGALVIPRLADMINAIVNAVGIVVALSYALTALAAAVRFRALLRQDWRQGVRAVLLPTLSALALLGLGGYLGWSFYDSADHLELRADNGWFLLLMPVAMIASGFAVAAWAKWVRRSPYFRTGAGTDADSPELLTASG from the coding sequence ATGAGCGACAGACCCTTCGGAGTGGATCCCCCCGCGCGGCCCGAGCTGCGCCAGTCCCTGAGCCTGGTGGACGGTGTCGCCGTCGCCGCCTCCAGTACGGCCGCCACGACCAGCATCGGTATCGGTCTCGGGGTGACCGCGGGGGTGGTCGGCCCGCATCTGCCGGCCATCATGCTGCTGGCGTTCCTGCCCGTCCTCGGCATCGCCGGCGCCTATGCACGGCTGAACCGGGTGGAGCCGAACGCGGGCAACGGCTATGTGTGGGTGGGCCGTTCACTGAGCCCCTGGCTCGGCTTCATGGTCGGGTGGGTGAACTTCGTGGCGAGCGTGGCGTTCCTCGCGTACACCACGGCGGTCACCGGGTCGGCGTTGCTGCAGCTGGCCGGGGAGGCGGGCCTGCACCGGATCGGGTCGCTGGGCCTCGATCCGGGCTCGACCGCGCAGACGACGGGGGTGGGGATCGTCGTCCTGGTCGCCGTCACGCTGACCGCCGTGACCGGTGTCCGCACGGCGGCCCGGCTGCAGACCGGCCTGCTGGTCTTCGAGTACGTCGTGCTGCTCGGGTTCTGCGGCTACGGCATCGTCACCGGACCGCACTCCTTCAGCCTGTCCTGGTTCGACCCGTTCGCGGTCCCCTCGGCGACCGCGGTGGCGCAGGGGCTGCTGCTGTCGGTGTTCTGTTACTGGGGTTTCGAGGCCGCGTTCACCGTCAACGAGGAGGTGCGCGACCCGCGGGACGCCTCCCGGGCCGGGATCATCACGCTGGTGACGATGCTCGGGCTGTTCCTGCTCGGCTCGGTCGCCTTCCAACGGGTGCTGTCCCCGGGGGAGTTGGCCGGTCACGGGGCGCAGGGGCTCGCGTACTACGGGGACCGGCTGGCGTCCCAGCCGCTGGCCGCGCTGCCGCTGGTCGCCCTGATGTTCTCGGCGGTGGCCTCGCTGCAGGCCGGGGTCATCCCGACAGCACGCGGGATGTTCGCGATGAGCCGGGACCGTACCCTCGGACCGGTGTGGTCCAAGGTCAGCGCCCGATACGGGACTCCGGCGGCCGGGACGCTGCTGATCGGGGCGCTGGCCGTCGTGGTGGCAGCGGGTGCGCTGGTGATCCCGCGCCTGGCCGACATGATCAACGCGATCGTGAACGCCGTCGGTATCGTCGTCGCCCTGTCCTACGCGCTCACCGCGCTGGCGGCCGCCGTCCGTTTCCGCGCCCTGCTGCGCCAGGACTGGCGGCAGGGCGTCCGGGCGGTGCTGCTGCCCACGCTCAGCGCGCTGGCCCTGCTGGGCCTCGGCGGCTACCTCGGCTGGTCCTTCTACGACTCCGCCGACCACCTCGAACTCCGTGCGGACAACGGCTGGTTCCTGCTGCTCATGCCGGTCGCGATGATCGCCTCCGGGTTCGCGGTCGCCGCCTGGGCCAAGTGGGTGCGCAGATCGCCGTACTTCCGCACCGGCGCGGGCACCGACGCCGACTCGCCCGAGCTGCTCACCGCCTCCGGCTGA
- a CDS encoding ribose-phosphate diphosphokinase, translating into MRDIAVFSGSAHPDLAREVCAHLGVPLSPTRISRFANDCLGVQLQANCRERDVFLIQPLVRPVQEHLVELLLMCDAARGASAARITVVMPHYSYARSDKKDAPRISIGGRLVADLLVAAGASRVLAMTLHSPQVHGFFSVPVDHLNALREIAAHFRRYDLARTTVVSPDLGNAKEAAAFARLIGARVAAGAKQRFAGDRVSISSVIGDVTDRDVIVLDDEIAKGSTVLELLDRLRESGVRSVRVACTHGLFAAGALKRLSEQPDVLEIVCTNTVPVPVDGEPTDKLRVLSIAPALAEAVRRIHNGESVSALFEQS; encoded by the coding sequence GTGCGAGACATCGCCGTCTTCAGCGGCAGCGCCCATCCCGACCTGGCCCGCGAGGTCTGCGCCCACCTCGGGGTGCCTCTCAGCCCCACCCGGATCAGCCGGTTCGCCAACGACTGCCTGGGGGTGCAGCTGCAGGCCAACTGCCGGGAACGGGACGTCTTCCTGATCCAGCCGCTGGTCCGGCCGGTGCAGGAGCACCTGGTGGAGCTGCTGCTGATGTGCGACGCCGCCCGGGGCGCCTCCGCCGCCCGGATCACCGTTGTCATGCCGCACTACTCCTACGCCCGCTCCGACAAGAAGGACGCGCCGCGTATCTCCATCGGCGGCCGGCTGGTCGCCGACCTGCTCGTGGCGGCGGGCGCGAGCCGGGTGCTCGCCATGACCCTGCACTCCCCGCAGGTGCACGGCTTCTTCTCGGTGCCGGTCGACCATCTGAACGCGCTGCGCGAAATCGCCGCGCACTTCCGCCGGTACGACCTGGCGCGCACCACGGTCGTCTCGCCGGACCTCGGCAACGCCAAGGAGGCCGCCGCCTTCGCCCGGCTCATCGGTGCCCGGGTGGCGGCCGGTGCCAAGCAGCGGTTCGCGGGTGACCGGGTGAGCATCAGCTCCGTGATCGGCGACGTCACCGACCGGGACGTCATCGTACTGGACGACGAGATCGCCAAGGGCAGCACCGTGCTCGAACTCCTCGACCGCTTGCGTGAGTCGGGAGTCCGGTCGGTCCGGGTGGCGTGCACGCACGGGCTGTTCGCCGCCGGCGCGCTGAAGCGGCTGAGCGAGCAGCCGGACGTGCTGGAGATCGTCTGCACCAACACCGTGCCGGTGCCCGTGGACGGGGAGCCCACCGACAAGCTGCGGGTGCTGTCCATCGCCCCGGCGCTCGCGGAGGCGGTACGGCGCATTCACAACGGTGAATCCGTGAGCGCCCTGTTCGAACAGTCGTAG
- a CDS encoding GlxA family transcriptional regulator has translation MPDVQLRTRRPERVVVLALDGVYPFELGIPSRILGAADGHYEVLTCTVDGRPVRTNADFTIGVAHGPEILDTADTVVVTSMPPAYIPAELPDEVSAALARIRPDARIVSICTAAFVLAEAGLLDGRRATTHWQVADVFRRRFPRVDLDPDVLFVADGRMLTSAGAASGVDVCLHIVRTDHGSELANAVARRCVVPPFRDGGQAQYIEQPVPESGAASTAATRAWALERLDEPLTLTDLAGHARMSLRTFARRFGDEVGLSPGRWLIQQRVARARHLLESSDLPVDRIAAEVGFATGASLRQHLHTAIGVSPQAYRRTFQQTR, from the coding sequence ATGCCCGATGTCCAGCTGCGCACCCGGCGCCCCGAGCGGGTGGTCGTCCTCGCCCTCGACGGCGTCTACCCCTTCGAGCTGGGCATCCCCAGCCGCATCCTCGGCGCCGCCGACGGTCACTACGAGGTCCTGACCTGCACGGTCGACGGTCGTCCGGTGCGCACCAACGCCGACTTCACGATCGGTGTCGCGCACGGCCCGGAGATCCTCGACACGGCCGACACGGTCGTGGTCACCTCGATGCCACCCGCGTACATCCCCGCGGAGCTGCCGGACGAGGTCAGCGCGGCCCTCGCCCGGATCCGCCCGGACGCGCGGATCGTGTCGATCTGCACGGCCGCGTTCGTGCTCGCCGAGGCCGGCCTGCTCGACGGTCGCCGCGCGACCACGCACTGGCAGGTGGCCGATGTGTTCCGCCGCCGTTTTCCGCGGGTCGACCTCGACCCGGACGTCCTCTTCGTCGCCGACGGCCGCATGCTCACCTCGGCCGGAGCCGCCTCCGGCGTCGACGTCTGCCTGCACATCGTCCGCACCGACCACGGCAGCGAACTGGCCAACGCCGTCGCCCGCCGCTGTGTCGTACCGCCGTTCCGGGACGGCGGCCAGGCCCAGTACATCGAACAGCCGGTCCCCGAAAGCGGCGCGGCGAGCACGGCCGCGACCCGGGCCTGGGCCCTGGAGCGCCTCGATGAGCCGCTCACCCTCACCGACCTGGCCGGGCACGCCCGGATGAGCCTGCGCACCTTCGCCCGCCGCTTCGGCGACGAGGTCGGCCTCAGCCCCGGCCGCTGGCTGATCCAGCAGCGCGTCGCCCGCGCCCGGCATCTGCTGGAGTCCAGCGATCTGCCGGTGGACCGGATCGCCGCCGAGGTCGGCTTCGCCACCGGCGCCTCACTGCGCCAGCACCTGCACACGGCGATCGGGGTGTCCCCGCAGGCGTACCGGCGGACCTTCCAGCAGACCCGCTAG
- a CDS encoding nitroreductase family deazaflavin-dependent oxidoreductase, whose amino-acid sequence MPLEGEYEPSPTQWVREQVELYENSGGTKGTTLLDTGLPVIVLTTRGARSGKIRKTPLMRVEHDGTYAVVASQGGAPKHPVWYFNITSDPHVELQDGPVKQDMRAREVTGEEKARWWERAVAAYPPYADYQKKTSREIPVFVLEPFAGS is encoded by the coding sequence ATGCCTCTTGAGGGCGAGTACGAGCCCAGCCCGACGCAGTGGGTGCGCGAGCAGGTCGAGCTGTACGAGAACTCCGGCGGGACGAAGGGCACGACACTCCTGGACACCGGGCTTCCGGTCATCGTGCTGACCACGCGGGGCGCGAGGAGCGGGAAGATCCGCAAGACGCCGCTGATGCGGGTGGAGCACGACGGGACGTACGCGGTGGTCGCCTCGCAGGGCGGCGCGCCCAAGCACCCGGTGTGGTACTTCAACATCACCTCCGATCCGCATGTCGAGCTGCAGGACGGTCCGGTCAAGCAGGACATGAGGGCCCGTGAGGTCACCGGCGAGGAGAAGGCCCGCTGGTGGGAGCGGGCCGTCGCCGCATACCCGCCGTACGCCGACTACCAGAAGAAGACCTCGCGGGAGATCCCGGTCTTCGTGCTGGAGCCCTTCGCCGGGAGCTGA